One region of Drosophila kikkawai strain 14028-0561.14 chromosome 2R, DkikHiC1v2, whole genome shotgun sequence genomic DNA includes:
- the LOC108078114 gene encoding uncharacterized protein isoform X5, whose protein sequence is MAGEASPAGPTSPAGCISSNHSNASKESSPAQQLNSSVDSGIAVLETETPTLRRRQRLQQCHRILQLLQRDHLNHQQLRDRLSKLANKKWRKEETSEDHSCNVCCADLDLSSAKNYVTCRTCGKSVCRGLKCADWRPKDASWECQLCQSSKESLAHTSSWVAEQMSFNQHKFVYPMRARSEVYIPIVGNDGNDSSMQFESVSQIGLPANSDERAKIREYVEEIVAEMLGGNLDHIKVGQLSKSENYLPAIVNGHHNGTGNGNHNNNNNNNNNGDSELADISQTRLRSLIETIIAETLRSSSLSASGAVSEISLDTRSQLGASELANGNGLKRRHRTEHYFEPKIYQDLLATAVLNKIADKEGNTRLLAESTPDLSGRHIDENFNAEALSTTSGSSIEPRSDCSLTDHEIGLDNGKSQSLQADLERESVLSDYIAAHMVPLPDFSASVTESEEDIGSISSSMIGDGNWEDNWLFKKKRSSVTPSSTGMLVPAPKENIRAQIGDKTADEVSDLSEMGSDAEDSSLDLLRSNDLNDRLLSKHLIGGQNTKLVLDELVDRTSLTSHTLPEEHEPAFTETTNAFVVSPPAVPSVAPPPMIFQDDSLNEELTHTPIAGSIAEREVKKWYNAVEMPNNPYAPEALKQRISGTQERYMDVPNISPSAEQKALASALTENTDPPSPQTDYKRYSRDYYINNAPKDSTGVVRATAASSFVDQRRSAGEDVEDIVINEAQKASQAATEQDQPLESVYKALPVQVLDESLDSQSNPSLHSLQTTTTTTSDESDTVRIYDFNKQETTVIRAAPASEQPQHPNSSTSSSMESAQSASPSVSSIDSSVSKKRERPVVLQFGPGDSAPTIGSPASTPTRGSTPPAFRFLQPKRRLIDPSQVLSVDEDDVPEPPTPAAERPVIEVELGHAMPSVKALAQAFLLTSKHTQPQRRWRQVRLAAPPDAPNKPGTSLPKRHRLEHAVSMAEVADESTIASDLSSLETDPSLHSEGNPPIASPASPVPVRHGFLRSNIAFFENLKFK, encoded by the exons ATGGCAGGCGAAGCCTCCCCAGCAGGACCAACATCGCCTGCGGGCTGCATTTCTAGCAACCATAGCAACGCCAGCAAGGAGAGCAGTCCTGCCCAGCAGCTGAACAGCAGCGTGGACAGCGGAATTGCGGTACTGGAGACGGAAACGCCGACCTTGCGGAGGCGCCAGCGATTGCAGCAGTGCCACCGCATCCTTCAGCTGTTGCAGCGGGACCATCTCAACCACCAGCAGCTGCGCGATAGATTAAG TAAACTAGCCAATAAGAAGTGGAGGAAGGAGGAGACCAGCGAGGATCACAGCTGCAACGTCTGCTGTGCAGACTTGGATCTGAGCAGTGCCAAAAA CTACGTGACATGTCGCACCTGCGGAAAGTCCGTCTGTCGGGGACTCAAGTGCGCCGACTGGCGGCCCAAGGACGCCTCGTGGGAGTGCCAGCTGTGCCAGAGCTCCAAGGAGTCTCTGGCGCACACCTCCTCATGGGTGGCCGAGCAAATGTCCTTCAATCAACACAAGTTCGTCTATCCGATGAGGGCCAGGAGCGAGGTCTACATACCCATTGTGGGAAACGACGGCAACGACAGCAGCATGC AATTCGAGAGCGTTAGCCAGATCGGATTGCCTGCCAACTCGGATGAGAGGGCCAAGATACGCGAGTATGTGGAGGAGATTGTGGCCGAGATGCTGGGGGGCAATCTGGACCACATCAAAGTGGGCCAGCTGTCCAAGAGCGAGAACT ATCTGCCGGCCATCGTGAATGGCCATCACAATGGTACCGGGAATGGTAaccataataataacaataacaacaataacaatggcGACTCCGAGCTGGCGGACATCTCGCAGACCCGACTACGCAGTCTCATAGAGACCATCATAGCGGAGACCCTGCGGAGCTCGTCCCTGAGTGCCAGCGGTGCCGTCTCAGAGATCAGCCTTGATACGCGCTCCCAACTGGGAGCCTCGGAGCTGGCCAATGGGAATGGCCTAAAGCGACGCCATCGCACGGAGCACTACTTCGAGCCGAAGATCTACCAGGATCTGCTGGCCACTGCGGTGCTTAATAAG ATTGCGGATAAGGAAGGGAATACAAGGCTTTTGGCAGAGAGCACGCCGGACTTGAGTGGTCGCCACATTGACGAGAATTTCAATGCCGAGGCGCTGAGCACTACGTCCGGAAGTTCAATAGAACCACGCAGCGATTGCAGCCTTACTGATCATGAAATCGGACTGGAT AATGGCAAATCCCAATCCCTGCAGGCCGATTTGGAGAGGGAATCTGTCCTCAGTGATTATATAGCCGCGCACATGGTGCCACTACCTGACTTTTCAGCTTCCGTTACCGAGTCCGAGGAAG ATATTGGATCCATCTCCTCGAGCATGATCGGAGACGGAAACTGGGAGGACAACTGGCTCTTTAAAAAGAAGCGCAGCTCGGTCACTCCAAGCAGCACTGGCATGCTTGTGCCGGCACCCAAAGAGAATATCCGGGCCCAGATTGGTGACAAGACCGCTGACGAGGTTAGCGATCTGTCCGAGATGGGCTCAGATGCTGAGGACAGTTCTCTTGACCTGTTGCGCAGCAACGACCTTAATGATCGTCTGCTGAGCAAACACCTGATTGGTGGTCAAAACACAAAGCTTGTCCTAGACGAGCTGGTGGATCGCACCAGCCTCACATCCCACACATTGCCAGAGGAGCACGAGCCGGCGTTTACGGAGACAACTAACGCATTTGTGGTGTCTCCACCAGCCGTGCCATCCGTCGCGCCACCTCCCATGATATTCCAGGATGATTCTTTAAATGAGGAGTTAACTCACACTCCCATTGCAG GTTCAATTGCCGAGCGCGAGGTGAAGAAATGGTACAATGCCGTCGAAATGCCAAACAACCCATACGCTCCCGAGGCCCTGAAGCAGCGCATCAGTGGTACGCAAGAGCGGTACATGGACGTGCCAAATATCAGTCCCAGTGCAGAGCAAAAGGCTCTGGCCTCAGCACTCACTGAAAACACGGACCCTCCGTCGCCCCAAACGGATTACAAGCG GTACAGCCGCGACTACTACATAAATAACGCCCCCAAAGACAGCACGGGAGTTGTGAGGGCCACTGCCGCCAGCTCCTTTGTGGATCAGCGGCGAAGCGCTGGTGAGGACGTCGAGGACATCGTGATCAACGAG GCTCAAAAAGCAAGCCAGGCTGCCACAGAGCAGGACCAGCCACTGGAGTCGGTGTATAAAGCCTTGCCAGTTCAGGTCCTGGACGAGTCCTTAGACTCCCAGTCGAATCCCTCGTTGCACTCGCTGCAAACGACGACCACTACAACCAGCGATGAGTCCGACACGGTGCGCATCTACGATTTTAATAAGCAGGAAACGACGGTTATCAGGGCTGCTCCAGCCTCGGAGCAGCCACAGCATCCCAACAGCTCCACCTCATCGTCCATGGAGTCCGCACAGAGTGCTTCGCCTTCTGTGTCCTCCATCGACTCATCTGTCTCGAAGAAACGGGAACGACCTGTGGTCCTCCAGTTTGGGCCGGGGGACTCGGCGCCCACCATAGGTTCCCCTGCCAGTACACCCACTCGGGGATCCACACCTCCAGCTTTCAGATTTTTGCAGCCCAAACGCCGCCTCATCGATCCCAGTCAGGTTCTGTCAGTCGACGAAGATGATGTG CCGGAACCACCCACTCCTGCGGCGGAGAGGCCGGTCATCGAAGTTGAATTGGGCCATGCCATGCCATCCGTGAAGGCTCTGGCCCAGGCGTTCCTCCTGACCAGCAAGCACACGCAACCCCAGCGCAGGTGGCGGCAG GTAAGACTCGCTGCCCCGCCAGATGCACCCAATAAGCCAGGGACCTCATTGCCTAAACGTCACAGACTGGAGCACGCTGTCTCCATGGCTGAGGTAGCGGATGAGTCCACGATTGCCTCGGACCTTTCATCGCTCGAAAC cGATCCATCTTTACACTCCGAGGGCAATCCACCCATAGCCTCGCCAGCGAGTCCTGTGCCCGTGCGGCACGGCTTCCTCCGGAGCAATATTGCTTTCTTTGAGAATTTAAAGTTCAAGTGA
- the LOC108078114 gene encoding uncharacterized protein isoform X1, with protein MAGEASPAGPTSPAGCISSNHSNASKESSPAQQLNSSVDSGIAVLETETPTLRRRQRLQQCHRILQLLQRDHLNHQQLRDRLSKLANKKWRKEETSEDHSCNVCCADLDLSSAKNYVTCRTCGKSVCRGLKCADWRPKDASWECQLCQSSKESLAHTSSWVAEQMSFNQHKFVYPMRARSEVYIPIVGNDGNDSSMQFESVSQIGLPANSDERAKIREYVEEIVAEMLGGNLDHIKVGQLSKSENYLQLFDKFHAKLSNLLINVENGLCARALKGDLPAIVNGHHNGTGNGNHNNNNNNNNNGDSELADISQTRLRSLIETIIAETLRSSSLSASGAVSEISLDTRSQLGASELANGNGLKRRHRTEHYFEPKIYQDLLATAVLNKIADKEGNTRLLAESTPDLSGRHIDENFNAEALSTTSGSSIEPRSDCSLTDHEIGLDNGKSQSLQADLERESVLSDYIAAHMVPLPDFSASVTESEEDIGSISSSMIGDGNWEDNWLFKKKRSSVTPSSTGMLVPAPKENIRAQIGDKTADEVSDLSEMGSDAEDSSLDLLRSNDLNDRLLSKHLIGGQNTKLVLDELVDRTSLTSHTLPEEHEPAFTETTNAFVVSPPAVPSVAPPPMIFQDDSLNEELTHTPIADQLSTESHYSDDSEPSTACETFNGDGDSEQEFVSQTVLVLDEHRSQNTNTNSNSTLHSNLHRPLTLTNNPPSGSRRTNGKLTNGSLKWSGSYTTDLSHGGPPAAPQDGVAAEDDDVVLLRRFVPGSIAEREVKKWYNAVEMPNNPYAPEALKQRISGTQERYMDVPNISPSAEQKALASALTENTDPPSPQTDYKRYSRDYYINNAPKDSTGVVRATAASSFVDQRRSAGEDVEDIVINEAQKASQAATEQDQPLESVYKALPVQVLDESLDSQSNPSLHSLQTTTTTTSDESDTVRIYDFNKQETTVIRAAPASEQPQHPNSSTSSSMESAQSASPSVSSIDSSVSKKRERPVVLQFGPGDSAPTIGSPASTPTRGSTPPAFRFLQPKRRLIDPSQVLSVDEDDVPEPPTPAAERPVIEVELGHAMPSVKALAQAFLLTSKHTQPQRRWRQVRLAAPPDAPNKPGTSLPKRHRLEHAVSMAEVADESTIASDLSSLETDPSLHSEGNPPIASPASPVPVRHGFLRSNIAFFENLKFK; from the exons ATGGCAGGCGAAGCCTCCCCAGCAGGACCAACATCGCCTGCGGGCTGCATTTCTAGCAACCATAGCAACGCCAGCAAGGAGAGCAGTCCTGCCCAGCAGCTGAACAGCAGCGTGGACAGCGGAATTGCGGTACTGGAGACGGAAACGCCGACCTTGCGGAGGCGCCAGCGATTGCAGCAGTGCCACCGCATCCTTCAGCTGTTGCAGCGGGACCATCTCAACCACCAGCAGCTGCGCGATAGATTAAG TAAACTAGCCAATAAGAAGTGGAGGAAGGAGGAGACCAGCGAGGATCACAGCTGCAACGTCTGCTGTGCAGACTTGGATCTGAGCAGTGCCAAAAA CTACGTGACATGTCGCACCTGCGGAAAGTCCGTCTGTCGGGGACTCAAGTGCGCCGACTGGCGGCCCAAGGACGCCTCGTGGGAGTGCCAGCTGTGCCAGAGCTCCAAGGAGTCTCTGGCGCACACCTCCTCATGGGTGGCCGAGCAAATGTCCTTCAATCAACACAAGTTCGTCTATCCGATGAGGGCCAGGAGCGAGGTCTACATACCCATTGTGGGAAACGACGGCAACGACAGCAGCATGC AATTCGAGAGCGTTAGCCAGATCGGATTGCCTGCCAACTCGGATGAGAGGGCCAAGATACGCGAGTATGTGGAGGAGATTGTGGCCGAGATGCTGGGGGGCAATCTGGACCACATCAAAGTGGGCCAGCTGTCCAAGAGCGAGAACT ACTTGCAACTCTTCGATAAATTCCATGCCAAGCTGAGTAACCTGCTTATCAACGTGGAGAACGGTTTGTGCGCGCGTGCGCTCAAGGGAG ATCTGCCGGCCATCGTGAATGGCCATCACAATGGTACCGGGAATGGTAaccataataataacaataacaacaataacaatggcGACTCCGAGCTGGCGGACATCTCGCAGACCCGACTACGCAGTCTCATAGAGACCATCATAGCGGAGACCCTGCGGAGCTCGTCCCTGAGTGCCAGCGGTGCCGTCTCAGAGATCAGCCTTGATACGCGCTCCCAACTGGGAGCCTCGGAGCTGGCCAATGGGAATGGCCTAAAGCGACGCCATCGCACGGAGCACTACTTCGAGCCGAAGATCTACCAGGATCTGCTGGCCACTGCGGTGCTTAATAAG ATTGCGGATAAGGAAGGGAATACAAGGCTTTTGGCAGAGAGCACGCCGGACTTGAGTGGTCGCCACATTGACGAGAATTTCAATGCCGAGGCGCTGAGCACTACGTCCGGAAGTTCAATAGAACCACGCAGCGATTGCAGCCTTACTGATCATGAAATCGGACTGGAT AATGGCAAATCCCAATCCCTGCAGGCCGATTTGGAGAGGGAATCTGTCCTCAGTGATTATATAGCCGCGCACATGGTGCCACTACCTGACTTTTCAGCTTCCGTTACCGAGTCCGAGGAAG ATATTGGATCCATCTCCTCGAGCATGATCGGAGACGGAAACTGGGAGGACAACTGGCTCTTTAAAAAGAAGCGCAGCTCGGTCACTCCAAGCAGCACTGGCATGCTTGTGCCGGCACCCAAAGAGAATATCCGGGCCCAGATTGGTGACAAGACCGCTGACGAGGTTAGCGATCTGTCCGAGATGGGCTCAGATGCTGAGGACAGTTCTCTTGACCTGTTGCGCAGCAACGACCTTAATGATCGTCTGCTGAGCAAACACCTGATTGGTGGTCAAAACACAAAGCTTGTCCTAGACGAGCTGGTGGATCGCACCAGCCTCACATCCCACACATTGCCAGAGGAGCACGAGCCGGCGTTTACGGAGACAACTAACGCATTTGTGGTGTCTCCACCAGCCGTGCCATCCGTCGCGCCACCTCCCATGATATTCCAGGATGATTCTTTAAATGAGGAGTTAACTCACACTCCCATTGCAG ATCAATTAAGTACAGAGTCGCATTATAGCGACGACAGTGAGCCCTCCACTGCCTGCGAGACCTTCAACGGAGATGGTGACTCAGAGCAGGAGTTTGTTAGTCAGACGGTTTTAGTCCTGGACGAGCATCGGTCCCAGAATACTAACACTAACTCTAACAGCACCCTGCACTCTAACTTGCATCGTCCCCTAACCCTAACTAACAACCCTCCTTCGGGTAGCAGACGCACTAACGGAAAACTAACAAATGGTTCCCTAAAATGGTCCGGTAGCTACACTACCGACCTGTCACACGGTGGCCCACCGGCTGCCCCACAAGACGGTGTTGCCGCCGAAGATGATGATGTTGTACTCTTGCGGCGATTTGTGCCAG GTTCAATTGCCGAGCGCGAGGTGAAGAAATGGTACAATGCCGTCGAAATGCCAAACAACCCATACGCTCCCGAGGCCCTGAAGCAGCGCATCAGTGGTACGCAAGAGCGGTACATGGACGTGCCAAATATCAGTCCCAGTGCAGAGCAAAAGGCTCTGGCCTCAGCACTCACTGAAAACACGGACCCTCCGTCGCCCCAAACGGATTACAAGCG GTACAGCCGCGACTACTACATAAATAACGCCCCCAAAGACAGCACGGGAGTTGTGAGGGCCACTGCCGCCAGCTCCTTTGTGGATCAGCGGCGAAGCGCTGGTGAGGACGTCGAGGACATCGTGATCAACGAG GCTCAAAAAGCAAGCCAGGCTGCCACAGAGCAGGACCAGCCACTGGAGTCGGTGTATAAAGCCTTGCCAGTTCAGGTCCTGGACGAGTCCTTAGACTCCCAGTCGAATCCCTCGTTGCACTCGCTGCAAACGACGACCACTACAACCAGCGATGAGTCCGACACGGTGCGCATCTACGATTTTAATAAGCAGGAAACGACGGTTATCAGGGCTGCTCCAGCCTCGGAGCAGCCACAGCATCCCAACAGCTCCACCTCATCGTCCATGGAGTCCGCACAGAGTGCTTCGCCTTCTGTGTCCTCCATCGACTCATCTGTCTCGAAGAAACGGGAACGACCTGTGGTCCTCCAGTTTGGGCCGGGGGACTCGGCGCCCACCATAGGTTCCCCTGCCAGTACACCCACTCGGGGATCCACACCTCCAGCTTTCAGATTTTTGCAGCCCAAACGCCGCCTCATCGATCCCAGTCAGGTTCTGTCAGTCGACGAAGATGATGTG CCGGAACCACCCACTCCTGCGGCGGAGAGGCCGGTCATCGAAGTTGAATTGGGCCATGCCATGCCATCCGTGAAGGCTCTGGCCCAGGCGTTCCTCCTGACCAGCAAGCACACGCAACCCCAGCGCAGGTGGCGGCAG GTAAGACTCGCTGCCCCGCCAGATGCACCCAATAAGCCAGGGACCTCATTGCCTAAACGTCACAGACTGGAGCACGCTGTCTCCATGGCTGAGGTAGCGGATGAGTCCACGATTGCCTCGGACCTTTCATCGCTCGAAAC cGATCCATCTTTACACTCCGAGGGCAATCCACCCATAGCCTCGCCAGCGAGTCCTGTGCCCGTGCGGCACGGCTTCCTCCGGAGCAATATTGCTTTCTTTGAGAATTTAAAGTTCAAGTGA
- the LOC108078114 gene encoding uncharacterized protein isoform X6, whose product MRPYISLMELPINRPGSGNLLLGLTSVVGLIGGAYLLQCGAQCLVGKLANKKWRKEETSEDHSCNVCCADLDLSSAKNYVTCRTCGKSVCRGLKCADWRPKDASWECQLCQSSKESLAHTSSWVAEQMSFNQHKFVYPMRARSEVYIPIVGNDGNDSSMQFESVSQIGLPANSDERAKIREYVEEIVAEMLGGNLDHIKVGQLSKSENYLPAIVNGHHNGTGNGNHNNNNNNNNNGDSELADISQTRLRSLIETIIAETLRSSSLSASGAVSEISLDTRSQLGASELANGNGLKRRHRTEHYFEPKIYQDLLATAVLNKIADKEGNTRLLAESTPDLSGRHIDENFNAEALSTTSGSSIEPRSDCSLTDHEIGLDNGKSQSLQADLERESVLSDYIAAHMVPLPDFSASVTESEEDIGSISSSMIGDGNWEDNWLFKKKRSSVTPSSTGMLVPAPKENIRAQIGDKTADEVSDLSEMGSDAEDSSLDLLRSNDLNDRLLSKHLIGGQNTKLVLDELVDRTSLTSHTLPEEHEPAFTETTNAFVVSPPAVPSVAPPPMIFQDDSLNEELTHTPIAGSIAEREVKKWYNAVEMPNNPYAPEALKQRISGTQERYMDVPNISPSAEQKALASALTENTDPPSPQTDYKRYSRDYYINNAPKDSTGVVRATAASSFVDQRRSAGEDVEDIVINEAQKASQAATEQDQPLESVYKALPVQVLDESLDSQSNPSLHSLQTTTTTTSDESDTVRIYDFNKQETTVIRAAPASEQPQHPNSSTSSSMESAQSASPSVSSIDSSVSKKRERPVVLQFGPGDSAPTIGSPASTPTRGSTPPAFRFLQPKRRLIDPSQVLSVDEDDVPEPPTPAAERPVIEVELGHAMPSVKALAQAFLLTSKHTQPQRRWRQVRLAAPPDAPNKPGTSLPKRHRLEHAVSMAEVADESTIASDLSSLETDPSLHSEGNPPIASPASPVPVRHGFLRSNIAFFENLKFK is encoded by the exons ATGCGCCCCTATATCTCTCTCATGGAGCTGCCAATCAATCGACCGGGAAGCGGGAACCTGCTGCTGGGTCTCACATCCGTGGTGGGCCTCATCGGAGGAGCCTACCTGCTGCAGTGTGGCGCCCAGTGCCTCGTGGG TAAACTAGCCAATAAGAAGTGGAGGAAGGAGGAGACCAGCGAGGATCACAGCTGCAACGTCTGCTGTGCAGACTTGGATCTGAGCAGTGCCAAAAA CTACGTGACATGTCGCACCTGCGGAAAGTCCGTCTGTCGGGGACTCAAGTGCGCCGACTGGCGGCCCAAGGACGCCTCGTGGGAGTGCCAGCTGTGCCAGAGCTCCAAGGAGTCTCTGGCGCACACCTCCTCATGGGTGGCCGAGCAAATGTCCTTCAATCAACACAAGTTCGTCTATCCGATGAGGGCCAGGAGCGAGGTCTACATACCCATTGTGGGAAACGACGGCAACGACAGCAGCATGC AATTCGAGAGCGTTAGCCAGATCGGATTGCCTGCCAACTCGGATGAGAGGGCCAAGATACGCGAGTATGTGGAGGAGATTGTGGCCGAGATGCTGGGGGGCAATCTGGACCACATCAAAGTGGGCCAGCTGTCCAAGAGCGAGAACT ATCTGCCGGCCATCGTGAATGGCCATCACAATGGTACCGGGAATGGTAaccataataataacaataacaacaataacaatggcGACTCCGAGCTGGCGGACATCTCGCAGACCCGACTACGCAGTCTCATAGAGACCATCATAGCGGAGACCCTGCGGAGCTCGTCCCTGAGTGCCAGCGGTGCCGTCTCAGAGATCAGCCTTGATACGCGCTCCCAACTGGGAGCCTCGGAGCTGGCCAATGGGAATGGCCTAAAGCGACGCCATCGCACGGAGCACTACTTCGAGCCGAAGATCTACCAGGATCTGCTGGCCACTGCGGTGCTTAATAAG ATTGCGGATAAGGAAGGGAATACAAGGCTTTTGGCAGAGAGCACGCCGGACTTGAGTGGTCGCCACATTGACGAGAATTTCAATGCCGAGGCGCTGAGCACTACGTCCGGAAGTTCAATAGAACCACGCAGCGATTGCAGCCTTACTGATCATGAAATCGGACTGGAT AATGGCAAATCCCAATCCCTGCAGGCCGATTTGGAGAGGGAATCTGTCCTCAGTGATTATATAGCCGCGCACATGGTGCCACTACCTGACTTTTCAGCTTCCGTTACCGAGTCCGAGGAAG ATATTGGATCCATCTCCTCGAGCATGATCGGAGACGGAAACTGGGAGGACAACTGGCTCTTTAAAAAGAAGCGCAGCTCGGTCACTCCAAGCAGCACTGGCATGCTTGTGCCGGCACCCAAAGAGAATATCCGGGCCCAGATTGGTGACAAGACCGCTGACGAGGTTAGCGATCTGTCCGAGATGGGCTCAGATGCTGAGGACAGTTCTCTTGACCTGTTGCGCAGCAACGACCTTAATGATCGTCTGCTGAGCAAACACCTGATTGGTGGTCAAAACACAAAGCTTGTCCTAGACGAGCTGGTGGATCGCACCAGCCTCACATCCCACACATTGCCAGAGGAGCACGAGCCGGCGTTTACGGAGACAACTAACGCATTTGTGGTGTCTCCACCAGCCGTGCCATCCGTCGCGCCACCTCCCATGATATTCCAGGATGATTCTTTAAATGAGGAGTTAACTCACACTCCCATTGCAG GTTCAATTGCCGAGCGCGAGGTGAAGAAATGGTACAATGCCGTCGAAATGCCAAACAACCCATACGCTCCCGAGGCCCTGAAGCAGCGCATCAGTGGTACGCAAGAGCGGTACATGGACGTGCCAAATATCAGTCCCAGTGCAGAGCAAAAGGCTCTGGCCTCAGCACTCACTGAAAACACGGACCCTCCGTCGCCCCAAACGGATTACAAGCG GTACAGCCGCGACTACTACATAAATAACGCCCCCAAAGACAGCACGGGAGTTGTGAGGGCCACTGCCGCCAGCTCCTTTGTGGATCAGCGGCGAAGCGCTGGTGAGGACGTCGAGGACATCGTGATCAACGAG GCTCAAAAAGCAAGCCAGGCTGCCACAGAGCAGGACCAGCCACTGGAGTCGGTGTATAAAGCCTTGCCAGTTCAGGTCCTGGACGAGTCCTTAGACTCCCAGTCGAATCCCTCGTTGCACTCGCTGCAAACGACGACCACTACAACCAGCGATGAGTCCGACACGGTGCGCATCTACGATTTTAATAAGCAGGAAACGACGGTTATCAGGGCTGCTCCAGCCTCGGAGCAGCCACAGCATCCCAACAGCTCCACCTCATCGTCCATGGAGTCCGCACAGAGTGCTTCGCCTTCTGTGTCCTCCATCGACTCATCTGTCTCGAAGAAACGGGAACGACCTGTGGTCCTCCAGTTTGGGCCGGGGGACTCGGCGCCCACCATAGGTTCCCCTGCCAGTACACCCACTCGGGGATCCACACCTCCAGCTTTCAGATTTTTGCAGCCCAAACGCCGCCTCATCGATCCCAGTCAGGTTCTGTCAGTCGACGAAGATGATGTG CCGGAACCACCCACTCCTGCGGCGGAGAGGCCGGTCATCGAAGTTGAATTGGGCCATGCCATGCCATCCGTGAAGGCTCTGGCCCAGGCGTTCCTCCTGACCAGCAAGCACACGCAACCCCAGCGCAGGTGGCGGCAG GTAAGACTCGCTGCCCCGCCAGATGCACCCAATAAGCCAGGGACCTCATTGCCTAAACGTCACAGACTGGAGCACGCTGTCTCCATGGCTGAGGTAGCGGATGAGTCCACGATTGCCTCGGACCTTTCATCGCTCGAAAC cGATCCATCTTTACACTCCGAGGGCAATCCACCCATAGCCTCGCCAGCGAGTCCTGTGCCCGTGCGGCACGGCTTCCTCCGGAGCAATATTGCTTTCTTTGAGAATTTAAAGTTCAAGTGA